The following are encoded in a window of Brevibacillus sp. DP1.3A genomic DNA:
- a CDS encoding glycerophosphodiester phosphodiesterase family protein, producing MELGKSSKKWLWSLMAASLVTGSMPAMAQSAVSKTLLITEVVNDPLFDESTGEFIEITNISNDPIDLSGYMIGDEEKRGGNEGMHAFPEGTMIEPYQTIVISRYADGIVERHDVTPDFELFDSMEDVPELLPTDWATGSIYLANGGDHVILMDPDYNVVDSMAYMDAKVPGVTSHPGVAGGHSMERLTEKDTNDASRDFVDQPKPTPGELLFGPNARKDKIPVSDLKDDVLIVPEPKTGIVLPPTVIAMYDKESEIDAILEAEASSIFIPVKKSGKNGVVTQDGTSLDEVLDQIKGKAIPVIHIEDKKLVAEVDRLLQKENLSDVHIVSSRPEIVQEMREKNNEYRGALVYIDGKLNEKKQKELVRSARSSRSNVVVLSQTAMTEEVIRYFRNRGLSVWGIDRANKSQASEMIEMGVAGVVSHDPKEVHELLAAYPEKSITQPPMVMAHRGIPSLKPENTMYAFEEAMELGVEIIETDVHKTKDGHLVLIHDFDLERTTNGTGKVKDFTLKELRELNANKLDPANPSWYQPEITDAVIPTMDELLEAAKGKAVLILEAKGIGYEKEMAKVIKEHDMVEDVIVSSFSSEVLERFAKLDPELGLGFTLSGTKPKEQLEQYAEKQITDAVQLNAQYYINHQIVTPELIRFAKHRGIILTVYTVNEEVDMKRATEAGVGGIITDYAQKLYNTQILP from the coding sequence ATGGAGTTGGGAAAGAGCAGCAAAAAGTGGTTGTGGTCACTAATGGCAGCAAGTCTGGTGACAGGCAGCATGCCCGCAATGGCGCAAAGCGCGGTGAGCAAAACCTTGCTCATTACAGAAGTTGTCAATGATCCCCTTTTTGATGAAAGCACAGGCGAGTTTATCGAAATCACCAATATCTCCAACGATCCGATTGATTTGAGTGGCTACATGATCGGCGACGAGGAAAAGCGTGGAGGAAATGAAGGGATGCATGCGTTTCCGGAAGGCACCATGATTGAGCCTTACCAGACGATTGTCATTTCACGCTATGCCGACGGAATCGTGGAACGCCATGACGTCACGCCTGATTTTGAATTGTTCGATTCCATGGAGGACGTCCCTGAGCTGTTGCCGACGGATTGGGCGACAGGCAGCATTTATTTGGCGAATGGCGGTGACCACGTCATTCTGATGGATCCTGATTACAATGTGGTGGATTCGATGGCTTATATGGATGCGAAGGTTCCGGGAGTCACCTCTCATCCGGGAGTAGCTGGCGGACATTCGATGGAACGCCTGACGGAAAAGGATACGAATGATGCGTCCAGAGATTTTGTCGATCAGCCCAAGCCGACCCCTGGTGAGTTGTTGTTTGGACCGAATGCCCGAAAAGACAAGATTCCAGTCTCTGATCTGAAAGACGACGTGCTGATTGTCCCTGAACCTAAGACTGGAATTGTCCTTCCGCCGACGGTGATTGCCATGTACGACAAGGAGTCCGAGATCGATGCGATTCTGGAAGCAGAAGCGTCTTCCATATTTATTCCGGTGAAAAAATCCGGGAAGAACGGAGTCGTCACCCAGGACGGCACATCGCTGGACGAGGTACTGGACCAGATCAAGGGCAAGGCGATCCCGGTGATTCATATCGAGGACAAGAAATTGGTAGCGGAGGTCGATCGCCTGCTCCAGAAAGAGAATCTCTCTGATGTGCACATTGTGTCTTCCCGACCGGAAATCGTCCAAGAGATGCGGGAGAAAAATAATGAATACCGTGGTGCCCTCGTGTATATCGACGGCAAGCTGAACGAAAAGAAGCAAAAGGAGCTCGTACGCTCGGCCAGGAGCAGTCGTTCCAATGTGGTCGTTCTCTCGCAAACTGCGATGACGGAGGAGGTCATTCGCTACTTCCGCAATCGCGGGTTGTCCGTGTGGGGAATTGATCGGGCGAACAAGAGCCAAGCAAGTGAAATGATCGAGATGGGTGTGGCCGGGGTTGTCTCACACGACCCAAAAGAGGTACATGAGCTGCTTGCTGCGTACCCAGAGAAAAGCATCACGCAACCCCCGATGGTCATGGCGCATCGAGGTATCCCTTCCTTAAAGCCGGAAAACACGATGTACGCCTTTGAAGAAGCGATGGAGTTGGGTGTGGAGATTATCGAGACAGACGTCCACAAAACAAAGGATGGCCACCTTGTCCTGATCCACGATTTTGATCTGGAGCGTACCACCAACGGGACAGGGAAGGTAAAGGATTTCACGCTGAAGGAGCTGCGCGAATTGAACGCGAACAAGCTCGACCCAGCAAATCCTTCCTGGTACCAGCCTGAGATTACCGATGCTGTCATTCCTACCATGGATGAGTTGCTGGAAGCGGCCAAGGGCAAAGCAGTGCTCATTCTGGAAGCAAAGGGGATTGGGTACGAAAAGGAAATGGCGAAGGTCATCAAGGAGCACGACATGGTTGAAGATGTGATTGTCAGCAGCTTCAGCTCAGAGGTATTGGAGCGTTTTGCCAAGCTCGATCCGGAATTGGGACTGGGCTTTACCTTGAGCGGGACCAAGCCAAAGGAACAGCTGGAACAGTATGCCGAAAAGCAGATAACAGACGCGGTTCAACTGAATGCCCAATACTATATCAACCATCAGATTGTCACACCAGAGCTAATCAGATTCGCCAAGCATCGGGGAATCATTTTGACCGTGTATACAGTTAACGAGGAAGTAGATATGAAGCGGGCAACCGAGGCTGGAGTCGGGGGAATTATTACGGACTATGCGCAAAAACTTTACAATACCCAAATATTACCTTAG
- a CDS encoding carbohydrate ABC transporter permease — MGELRAKWKVNMYAWLLLLPSLIFLLLFTFYPVIQTFILSFHQADLGSPEPFFNGIDNYKQMVEDEVFWKVLTNNIWFAIGTVPTSVALALAMALFANKALRGKSFIRTAYFYPTVVPMIAVANIWLFIYTPEYGALSHVMEWFGKGDMNWLGDQKNVMWAMIFMVIWKEAGYFMIFYLAGLQNISQELYESASMEGASSWTVFRRITFPLLMPTTMFVSIIAFTNSFKLVDHLVIMTKGGPDNASNLLLYYIYETAFSFWDQGMASALTIVMVVLLLLVAAFQFFGMDKKIHYN, encoded by the coding sequence ATGGGGGAACTACGCGCAAAATGGAAAGTGAACATGTACGCCTGGCTCTTGCTCCTTCCCTCCCTCATCTTCCTGCTGTTGTTTACCTTCTATCCGGTTATACAAACGTTCATACTCAGTTTTCATCAAGCGGATCTGGGTTCTCCAGAGCCGTTTTTTAACGGGATAGATAATTATAAACAAATGGTGGAAGATGAAGTGTTTTGGAAGGTGCTGACCAATAATATCTGGTTTGCCATCGGAACGGTGCCGACGAGTGTGGCTCTCGCGCTAGCTATGGCTCTGTTCGCCAACAAGGCATTACGAGGGAAGAGCTTTATCCGCACGGCTTATTTTTACCCGACCGTTGTTCCGATGATTGCAGTGGCGAACATCTGGTTGTTTATTTACACACCGGAGTACGGAGCGCTTAGTCATGTGATGGAGTGGTTCGGAAAAGGCGACATGAACTGGCTCGGCGATCAGAAAAATGTGATGTGGGCGATGATCTTCATGGTCATTTGGAAGGAAGCGGGCTATTTCATGATCTTTTATTTGGCGGGGCTGCAAAATATTTCGCAGGAGCTATACGAATCCGCCTCCATGGAAGGGGCATCGTCGTGGACGGTTTTTCGCCGCATCACCTTTCCGTTGCTCATGCCAACGACGATGTTTGTCAGTATTATCGCCTTCACTAACTCTTTCAAGCTGGTAGACCATTTGGTGATCATGACCAAAGGCGGACCGGATAATGCCAGCAATCTCTTGCTGTACTACATATACGAGACGGCGTTTTCATTCTGGGATCAAGGAATGGCTTCGGCATTGACGATTGTCATGGTCGTGCTGCTGCTGTTAGTCGCTGCTTTTCAGTTTTTTGGTATGGATAAAAAGATTCATTACAACTAA
- a CDS encoding ABC transporter substrate-binding protein — protein MRKVVKSLFAVVMSMSLIAGCSSGNSSSTNNAAKGANSSGKTELSFYYPVAVGGPLTKIVDGMAEEFNKENPDITVKPVYTGSYQDTTTKVQAAVQGKTPPDVAVMLSTELHTMMDMDAILPLDDFIAKDGGNEYAKDFFPGFLANSQVDGKTYSIPFQRSTIVLYYNKDAFKEVGLDPEKPPTSWDELIQYAAKLKKDGRYGVEIPSSSFTYWMFQALALQNGKNLMSEDGKKVFFDTPENVEALQFWVDLSKKHQVMPEGVNEWATVPSDFLEGKTAMMFHTTGNLTNVKKSAKFDFGVAFLPAKKNYGSPTGGGNFYMFKGTDAKKQEAAWKFIRFMTEPKRAAQWSVDTGYVATRKSAYEEETMKQYVKDFPAAAVARDQLEYGHAELSTHNNGKVTKLLNDTLQSVITGQSEPAEALKKAQEEADKMLAPFNK, from the coding sequence ATGCGTAAAGTTGTCAAAAGCTTGTTTGCGGTCGTCATGAGTATGAGTCTGATCGCGGGTTGCTCCAGTGGCAATTCTTCGTCCACGAACAACGCGGCAAAAGGAGCCAATTCGTCAGGCAAAACAGAGCTGTCCTTCTATTATCCGGTTGCGGTTGGCGGTCCTTTGACCAAGATCGTGGACGGAATGGCAGAAGAATTTAACAAAGAAAACCCAGATATCACAGTCAAGCCAGTGTATACGGGCAGCTATCAGGATACGACGACAAAAGTACAGGCAGCTGTACAGGGCAAAACTCCTCCCGACGTAGCGGTGATGCTCTCCACTGAACTACATACGATGATGGACATGGATGCAATCCTTCCGTTAGATGACTTCATTGCCAAGGATGGCGGCAACGAATACGCAAAAGATTTCTTCCCGGGCTTTTTGGCGAATTCCCAAGTAGACGGCAAGACATACAGCATTCCATTCCAACGCAGCACCATCGTGCTCTATTACAACAAGGACGCGTTCAAGGAAGTCGGTCTTGATCCGGAAAAACCACCGACATCATGGGACGAGCTGATTCAGTACGCTGCCAAATTGAAAAAGGACGGACGCTACGGCGTCGAGATTCCTTCCTCGAGCTTCACGTATTGGATGTTCCAAGCGCTGGCCCTGCAAAACGGCAAGAACTTGATGTCCGAAGATGGGAAAAAAGTGTTTTTTGATACGCCAGAAAATGTAGAAGCCCTGCAATTTTGGGTAGATTTGTCCAAAAAGCATCAAGTCATGCCTGAGGGCGTCAATGAGTGGGCGACTGTACCTTCTGATTTCTTGGAAGGCAAAACGGCGATGATGTTCCATACGACAGGGAACCTGACGAACGTGAAGAAAAGCGCGAAGTTTGATTTTGGCGTAGCATTTTTGCCAGCGAAAAAGAACTACGGCAGCCCGACAGGTGGCGGTAACTTCTACATGTTCAAGGGAACGGATGCAAAAAAACAGGAAGCGGCATGGAAATTCATTCGCTTTATGACCGAGCCTAAGCGCGCTGCTCAGTGGAGTGTCGATACGGGTTATGTTGCTACACGCAAATCTGCTTACGAAGAAGAGACTATGAAGCAATACGTCAAGGACTTCCCGGCAGCAGCAGTAGCTCGCGACCAGCTGGAATACGGTCATGCTGAGCTGTCTACACACAATAACGGCAAAGTGACAAAGCTCTTGAACGACACACTGCAATCCGTGATTACTGGTCAATCTGAGCCTGCGGAAGCATTGAAAAAAGCGCAGGAAGAAGCGGACAAGATGCTGGCGCCATTCAACAAATAA
- a CDS encoding carbohydrate ABC transporter permease, which produces MLRKITTVGMYGLAVLWLFPLLWAVWTSFRPRELATSWSLSADFTLDNFAKVWDAAPFDQYYINTFLIVTGILVAQIITATLAAYAFAKLQFWGKDVLFVLFLVQLMVPADILIFPNYNVLRDLSLLDTKIGIMLPYFASAFGVFLLRQTFKTIPNELEEAARMEGCSWFQILWRVYVPLAKPTYIAFGLVSVSYHWNNFMWPLIITNSVENRPLTVGLAIFAQSFETGAQWAEVSAATVMVIFPLLLAFLLFQRQFINSFIHSGVK; this is translated from the coding sequence ATGCTTCGCAAAATCACAACGGTTGGAATGTACGGCTTGGCCGTTCTCTGGTTGTTTCCTTTGCTTTGGGCGGTCTGGACTTCCTTTCGTCCGAGGGAGCTAGCGACTTCGTGGTCGCTCAGTGCAGATTTTACACTCGATAACTTTGCGAAGGTGTGGGACGCAGCGCCCTTCGATCAGTACTACATCAATACCTTTTTGATCGTGACTGGTATTTTGGTGGCGCAAATTATCACGGCCACACTGGCAGCCTATGCCTTTGCGAAGCTGCAATTTTGGGGAAAGGATGTGTTGTTTGTCCTGTTCCTGGTCCAGCTCATGGTCCCGGCGGATATTTTGATTTTTCCCAACTATAACGTCTTGCGTGACTTGTCTTTGCTGGATACCAAAATCGGTATTATGCTGCCGTACTTCGCTTCTGCCTTCGGGGTCTTTCTGTTGAGACAAACCTTCAAGACAATCCCGAATGAGCTGGAGGAGGCGGCACGGATGGAAGGCTGCTCCTGGTTCCAAATTCTGTGGCGGGTGTACGTTCCGTTAGCGAAGCCGACCTACATTGCGTTTGGTTTGGTCTCGGTGAGCTACCATTGGAACAACTTCATGTGGCCGCTGATTATTACGAATTCCGTGGAAAATCGTCCGTTGACGGTCGGACTGGCGATTTTTGCCCAATCGTTTGAGACAGGGGCGCAGTGGGCCGAGGTAAGTGCAGCGACGGTCATGGTGATTTTTCCGTTGTTGCTGGCATTTTTGTTGTTCCAGCGGCAGTTTATCAACAGCTTCATCCACTCCGGCGTGAAATAA
- a CDS encoding ABC transporter ATP-binding protein has protein sequence MAEVELRRISKMYGGQKVVNEVSARILPGEFFVLVGPSGCGKSTTLRMIAGLEEISTGELLIGGRPMNQVPPSGRNISMVFQNYALYPHLTVKDNILFGLQVRKVDKAVQGKRLERVAEMLGIAHLLQRKPKELSGGQRQRVALGRAIISQHPICLMDEPLSNLDAKLRGHMRTEIRRLQQELGITMIYVTHDQVEAMTMGDRMMVLRDGEVQQVGKPLDVYNHPANLFVAEFTGAPPMNTVPAIWRAGDQAGIELAGQHFLPLPKFNGIKDQTPVVLGLRPESLQPALEGQSVDASCQLPVTVQGVEILGSETIVEFTVGDKLWKAKWNGQWHCKRGETMHVRFDPAQVNVFDGETGKNLAVTTN, from the coding sequence GTGGCTGAAGTGGAATTGCGGCGCATTTCCAAGATGTATGGGGGCCAGAAGGTAGTCAATGAAGTGAGTGCTCGTATTCTACCAGGAGAATTTTTCGTGCTGGTAGGGCCTTCTGGTTGTGGGAAATCAACCACACTGCGCATGATTGCCGGGCTGGAGGAGATCAGCACGGGAGAGCTGTTGATTGGCGGCAGGCCGATGAATCAAGTCCCTCCGAGTGGGCGAAACATCTCCATGGTCTTTCAAAATTACGCACTTTATCCGCATTTGACGGTAAAAGATAATATTTTGTTTGGTTTGCAGGTTCGAAAAGTAGACAAAGCGGTGCAGGGCAAGCGGTTGGAGCGTGTAGCGGAGATGTTGGGCATCGCGCATCTTTTGCAACGCAAGCCGAAGGAATTATCCGGGGGACAACGACAGCGTGTTGCACTCGGACGGGCTATCATCAGTCAGCACCCTATCTGCCTGATGGACGAGCCGTTATCCAATCTGGATGCCAAGCTGCGCGGGCACATGCGCACGGAAATCCGCCGCTTGCAGCAAGAGCTGGGCATCACGATGATTTACGTTACACACGATCAGGTGGAAGCGATGACGATGGGAGACCGCATGATGGTCCTGCGCGACGGTGAGGTCCAGCAAGTCGGCAAACCGCTCGACGTCTACAACCATCCAGCGAATTTGTTCGTGGCGGAGTTTACGGGGGCGCCCCCGATGAATACGGTACCTGCCATTTGGCGGGCTGGCGATCAAGCAGGGATTGAGCTGGCAGGTCAGCATTTTTTGCCGCTTCCTAAGTTTAACGGTATCAAGGACCAGACCCCGGTCGTTCTTGGTCTGCGTCCAGAGTCACTGCAGCCCGCCCTTGAAGGGCAATCTGTGGATGCTTCCTGCCAACTTCCTGTCACCGTGCAGGGAGTAGAGATTCTCGGTTCTGAGACCATTGTGGAATTCACCGTGGGAGACAAGCTGTGGAAGGCCAAATGGAACGGGCAATGGCACTGCAAAAGAGGCGAAACCATGCATGTTCGTTTTGATCCAGCTCAGGTGAACGTGTTTGATGGAGAAACAGGTAAAAATCTAGCGGTTACGACCAATTGA
- a CDS encoding nitric oxide synthase oxygenase, whose translation MEPIQLMEAAEQFIRTCYRELDKTTDETEQRLQEVRQLIHQQGYYEHTAEELRHGAKMAWRNSNRCIGRFFWESLLVIDERHVETEEEMAQAMLRHIDFATNDGKIRPTITVFAPAVAGRAPMRIWNDQLIRYAGYETEYGVLGDPVSLSLTKLCESLGWQGKGTNYDVLPLVVQIGDRTPQFFEIPQELVLEVPIVHPDLPGFADMELQWYGVPIVSNMRMEIGGIDYLAAPFNGWYMGTEIGARNFADQERYNMLPKVAEVMGLDTSKEATLWRDKALIELNVAVLHSFKEKGVSIVDHHTASQQFKRFEEREEKCGRPVTGDWTWLVPPISGTATHIFHSLYDNTNHTPNFFYQDKPELGKK comes from the coding sequence ATGGAACCCATTCAATTGATGGAAGCGGCAGAGCAATTTATCCGGACATGCTATCGTGAACTGGACAAGACAACGGACGAAACCGAGCAACGGCTACAAGAAGTACGACAGCTGATTCATCAGCAGGGATACTATGAGCATACAGCTGAGGAGCTTCGGCACGGAGCAAAAATGGCCTGGCGCAATAGCAATCGATGTATTGGGCGATTCTTTTGGGAATCGTTACTTGTGATAGATGAGCGGCACGTCGAAACAGAAGAAGAGATGGCGCAGGCCATGCTCCGACACATCGACTTTGCCACCAATGACGGGAAAATTCGCCCGACCATCACGGTTTTTGCACCTGCTGTAGCAGGCAGAGCTCCCATGCGCATCTGGAATGACCAGCTAATTCGCTACGCGGGATACGAGACAGAGTACGGTGTATTGGGTGATCCAGTTTCGCTTTCGCTGACGAAGCTATGTGAGAGCTTGGGATGGCAAGGGAAAGGCACAAACTACGACGTTTTGCCGCTTGTCGTGCAAATTGGAGATCGGACGCCGCAGTTTTTTGAGATTCCTCAAGAGCTGGTCTTGGAGGTGCCGATCGTGCATCCCGATTTGCCGGGTTTTGCTGATATGGAATTGCAATGGTATGGGGTTCCTATTGTTTCGAATATGCGCATGGAGATTGGCGGTATCGACTATTTGGCCGCGCCTTTTAACGGCTGGTACATGGGGACGGAGATCGGTGCACGCAATTTCGCTGACCAAGAGCGATACAACATGCTGCCAAAGGTCGCAGAGGTCATGGGGCTCGATACGAGCAAGGAAGCGACACTTTGGAGAGACAAAGCGCTCATCGAGCTGAACGTAGCCGTCCTGCATTCCTTCAAGGAAAAAGGAGTATCGATTGTCGATCACCATACGGCGAGCCAGCAATTCAAGCGATTCGAGGAAAGAGAAGAGAAATGTGGTCGACCCGTTACTGGTGACTGGACATGGCTGGTTCCACCGATCTCCGGAACAGCTACCCACATTTTCCACAGTCTGTACGATAACACAAACCATACGCCGAATTTCTTTTACCAAGACAAGCCGGAGCTCGGCAAAAAATAA
- a CDS encoding iron-hydroxamate ABC transporter substrate-binding protein, with translation MRKSGLDKIIMIALIMAMISMLSACGQTPANPTAQPAQDSSVNESNNEYINYQAFNGTVKIPKDPKRAVILADSYVGHFLTLGVKPIGITDHAMGNPYFKGKLDGIESVGDGTSVEKVLSMNPDLLIVFEGDKNIEEFTKIAPTVVIPYGKKPIREELREFGKMTGREDKANEWIVDWDKKMAEAKPKVQAAVGDKTVSILQPYAKGIYAFGHNFGRGGDILYGEFQLKAPNAVQKETIDSNTGWAEVSLETLPDFAGDYIFTSAWSGDDANPESVYGTNVWKGLSAVKNNKVFQIDQKGSYFNDPISLEAQLTFIVEKLT, from the coding sequence ATGAGAAAATCAGGTTTAGATAAGATCATAATGATAGCCCTTATTATGGCCATGATCAGCATGTTATCAGCCTGCGGACAGACGCCAGCCAATCCAACTGCTCAACCTGCGCAGGACAGTTCAGTTAACGAGAGTAACAATGAATATATCAACTACCAAGCATTTAATGGCACTGTGAAAATTCCGAAGGACCCAAAAAGGGCTGTGATACTTGCAGACAGCTATGTTGGACATTTTCTGACACTGGGGGTCAAGCCTATCGGTATCACGGACCATGCTATGGGAAACCCGTATTTTAAAGGGAAGCTGGATGGTATCGAAAGCGTAGGCGACGGAACATCGGTAGAAAAAGTACTGTCGATGAATCCAGATTTACTTATCGTGTTTGAAGGGGATAAGAATATCGAGGAGTTCACTAAAATAGCTCCAACGGTAGTGATTCCATACGGTAAGAAGCCAATCCGCGAGGAACTGCGGGAGTTTGGCAAAATGACAGGAAGAGAAGACAAGGCGAATGAGTGGATTGTCGATTGGGACAAGAAAATGGCTGAGGCAAAACCAAAGGTGCAAGCTGCGGTAGGAGATAAAACCGTTTCGATTCTACAGCCATACGCCAAGGGGATCTATGCGTTCGGGCACAACTTCGGAAGGGGTGGAGACATCCTTTACGGTGAATTCCAGTTGAAGGCTCCGAATGCCGTACAAAAAGAAACCATTGATAGCAATACCGGCTGGGCGGAGGTCTCGCTTGAAACACTGCCGGACTTTGCGGGAGACTACATTTTTACCAGTGCATGGTCCGGAGATGATGCCAACCCGGAGAGTGTATACGGTACAAACGTTTGGAAAGGCTTGTCGGCAGTAAAAAATAACAAGGTTTTTCAGATTGATCAGAAAGGCTCCTATTTTAATGACCCGATCTCCTTGGAAGCGCAACTCACGTTCATTGTAGAAAAATTAACGTAG
- a CDS encoding S-layer homology domain-containing protein yields MKRIILLLALILGLTTFQQPVALAAPAFKDVDPEQYGWAMDAISFMVDNGVVSGYPDGSFQPGRWVDKAEMTVMIYRLFDRYRPFDPNGNYYIPDFQIDHFADVPKNHWAYKEISSIVTMELANAVFLSQNGYNFYPDSKLNRIGTVYVLPVWLLEGELDDPAVVQTIMSMRDIPIIIAPDTDLPSKVDLLSDGRFGLDDDGKNRTNTLFPFIVKNKGDLYRFHDTYSVNTSYTIALLQEKGIMTAWNGEFEPNEMLTRAEAVTILYRMYLDMKELGNLHLHSSK; encoded by the coding sequence ATGAAACGCATCATTCTCTTACTGGCACTTATTTTAGGACTAACGACCTTTCAACAACCTGTAGCACTGGCAGCACCAGCATTTAAAGATGTCGATCCCGAGCAATATGGCTGGGCAATGGACGCTATCTCCTTCATGGTAGACAATGGGGTCGTCAGCGGCTATCCCGATGGAAGCTTTCAGCCCGGAAGATGGGTGGACAAAGCTGAAATGACGGTGATGATCTATCGCCTGTTTGATCGCTACAGACCTTTCGATCCGAATGGTAACTACTATATCCCAGATTTCCAAATTGATCACTTTGCCGATGTGCCGAAAAACCACTGGGCCTATAAGGAGATCAGCTCAATCGTGACAATGGAATTGGCTAATGCCGTTTTTCTTTCTCAAAACGGCTACAACTTCTATCCAGATTCCAAGTTAAATCGCATCGGCACAGTCTACGTCCTCCCTGTTTGGTTGCTAGAAGGCGAACTCGATGACCCTGCCGTGGTTCAGACGATTATGTCTATGCGTGATATCCCCATTATCATTGCTCCTGATACAGATTTACCGTCTAAAGTCGATTTACTCTCAGATGGACGCTTTGGCCTTGATGATGACGGGAAAAACCGGACGAACACACTTTTTCCTTTCATCGTCAAGAATAAAGGGGACTTATATCGCTTCCATGATACCTACAGCGTAAACACTTCGTACACCATCGCTCTCTTGCAAGAAAAAGGGATCATGACCGCTTGGAATGGTGAGTTCGAGCCTAACGAAATGTTAACCCGCGCAGAAGCAGTAACCATTTTGTACAGAATGTATCTGGATATGAAGGAATTAGGCAACTTGCACTTACACTCGAGCAAATAG
- a CDS encoding glycerol-3-phosphate responsive antiterminator, protein MDMQTILKTNPVIAATEQDRLGEAMASRACAVLLMYGKLTKLMEEAETIRQSSKPIFLHTDLMNGLSNDKEAFRFLSTYIQPTGIVTTKGPMIRAAKKEGMLTIQRVFLIDSTSLTTTIKNVLENQPDAIEIMPGIAPSIISYIKEHLSQPIILGGLIWNMEQVNEALKSGADAVSLSKSEMWNHMTV, encoded by the coding sequence ATGGACATGCAAACGATTTTGAAAACGAATCCGGTTATTGCGGCAACCGAACAGGATCGCTTGGGAGAGGCAATGGCGTCTCGAGCTTGCGCGGTCCTTTTGATGTACGGAAAGCTGACCAAGCTGATGGAGGAAGCCGAAACCATCCGTCAGTCGAGCAAGCCGATTTTTTTGCACACAGACCTCATGAATGGCTTGTCCAATGACAAGGAGGCTTTTCGTTTCTTGTCGACCTATATCCAACCAACGGGCATTGTCACTACCAAAGGACCGATGATTCGCGCGGCCAAAAAGGAAGGGATGCTGACGATCCAGCGAGTCTTTTTGATCGATTCAACCTCTCTCACGACGACCATCAAAAACGTCTTGGAAAACCAGCCAGATGCGATTGAAATCATGCCGGGGATAGCGCCTTCTATTATTTCGTATATCAAGGAGCATTTGTCGCAGCCGATTATTTTGGGCGGGTTGATTTGGAATATGGAACAGGTCAACGAAGCGTTGAAGAGTGGAGCGGATGCTGTTTCGTTGAGTAAGTCGGAGATGTGGAATCATATGACTGTTTAG
- a CDS encoding sugar phosphate isomerase/epimerase family protein — protein MRDKSSFAVSTYALFDLSLRNAIFQLLHHDWKGIEIMCEENHADLLDWSWEQLKEVKRLGDERGVAWSIHAPISGCNLAADAGAIRDQTMDTMKRCLEIASFLDCTHVVMHAGEVEDRLAETERARGVENVSQALHVLTSELSAESRTILTVENVPPYPKVLGWNVEDLVRICRHVQSSRVGIVYDVGHAHLIRPGYAIDALREVLPHLSALHLSDNFGKLDDHLAVGDGTIPFASILSLLKDNGFAGHWVVETKQLGCAEVSVERLLRAGGE, from the coding sequence ATGAGAGACAAAAGCTCGTTTGCCGTATCCACTTATGCGTTATTTGATCTGTCCTTGCGTAATGCTATCTTTCAGCTTTTGCACCATGATTGGAAGGGCATAGAGATTATGTGTGAAGAGAATCATGCAGACCTCTTGGACTGGTCCTGGGAGCAGTTGAAAGAGGTGAAGCGGCTGGGAGACGAGAGAGGGGTTGCCTGGTCGATTCATGCGCCGATTAGCGGCTGCAATCTGGCGGCGGACGCAGGGGCAATCCGGGATCAAACAATGGACACGATGAAGCGCTGCCTGGAGATTGCCAGCTTTCTCGACTGCACCCATGTCGTGATGCATGCGGGGGAGGTAGAAGACCGACTCGCGGAAACAGAGCGTGCCAGAGGTGTGGAAAATGTGAGTCAGGCACTCCACGTGTTGACCTCCGAGCTGTCCGCAGAGAGTAGAACCATACTGACGGTCGAGAATGTTCCCCCTTATCCAAAAGTGCTGGGGTGGAACGTCGAGGATCTCGTGCGTATATGCCGTCACGTACAATCCTCTCGCGTGGGAATCGTGTACGACGTGGGCCATGCCCATTTGATTCGTCCGGGATATGCGATCGATGCATTGAGGGAGGTACTTCCTCATTTGTCTGCTCTTCACCTGAGTGATAACTTTGGCAAGCTCGACGACCATTTGGCAGTGGGTGACGGAACGATTCCGTTCGCATCGATCCTGTCACTTTTAAAAGACAATGGATTCGCGGGTCATTGGGTTGTAGAGACCAAGCAGCTTGGCTGCGCTGAGGTAAGTGTGGAACGGCTACTGAGGGCAGGAGGCGAATAG